Proteins from one Leptonema illini DSM 21528 genomic window:
- a CDS encoding suppressor of fused domain protein, translating into MNNDKNDNIEISGSGQPIYRYELPQNKEDRPAVHIDDATAEKIDAHVAAHYGKVDFVWHEIVSTDIHLDVLYVAPSPEHAHHTFITMGMSNLPMNVPKGAEAYRYAELMICLPPQWKVDQESFKDMKYYWPIYLLKSLARFPFEYNSWLSFGHSIPNGDPAEPYHESTGFTGVVLLPPIAVAPSFHTLLVDKEKEIHFFALVPLYTEEMNFKLEKGLDALFDRFDKHGINEIVDVRRKNVCKKRFGFL; encoded by the coding sequence ATGAATAACGACAAGAACGACAATATCGAGATCTCGGGATCGGGACAGCCGATCTATCGCTACGAGCTCCCACAGAATAAAGAAGACCGTCCGGCCGTTCATATCGACGATGCAACGGCCGAAAAGATCGATGCCCATGTTGCCGCACATTACGGCAAAGTGGATTTTGTCTGGCATGAGATCGTTTCGACCGACATCCATCTTGACGTTCTCTATGTCGCACCTTCGCCGGAGCATGCCCATCATACATTCATTACGATGGGCATGAGCAACCTGCCGATGAACGTTCCGAAAGGAGCAGAGGCCTATCGATATGCCGAGCTGATGATCTGCCTGCCTCCGCAATGGAAGGTTGATCAAGAATCGTTCAAAGACATGAAATACTACTGGCCGATCTATCTTTTGAAAAGCCTTGCTCGTTTTCCGTTTGAGTATAATAGCTGGCTGAGTTTCGGCCATTCGATTCCGAACGGGGATCCGGCCGAGCCCTATCACGAGTCCACCGGCTTTACAGGCGTCGTTTTGCTACCGCCGATCGCTGTGGCGCCATCGTTTCATACACTGTTGGTCGATAAAGAGAAAGAGATCCACTTCTTCGCGTTGGTGCCGCTATATACAGAGGAGATGAACTTCAAGCTTGAAAAGGGGCTGGATGCTCTGTTTGATAGATTCGATAAGCACGGCATTAACGAGATCGTCGACGTCCGACGAAAGAACGTTTGCAAAAAGCGTTTCGGATTTCTGTAA
- a CDS encoding HAD family hydrolase — protein MKPFNPLLILDLDETLLFSTEEDPGCEPVFRAGPYFTRLRPYLSDFLNTVSAAYDLAIWSSSSRDYGNAIYVTEWTGAPDDTELLRLGPYLLSISGTPDFRRIEKRFWRG, from the coding sequence ATGAAACCATTTAATCCTCTTCTCATTCTTGACCTTGATGAAACTCTTCTTTTCTCGACCGAGGAAGATCCAGGATGTGAGCCGGTGTTTCGTGCAGGCCCTTACTTTACTCGACTGCGGCCTTATCTGTCAGATTTCTTGAATACCGTGTCGGCGGCCTATGACCTGGCAATCTGGTCTTCGTCATCCAGAGATTATGGAAATGCCATTTACGTTACAGAATGGACAGGAGCGCCTGATGACACAGAACTCCTGCGACTCGGTCCGTATTTGCTGAGTATTAGCGGCACTCCGGATTTTCGCCGTATTGAAAAACGATTCTGGAGAGGTTGA
- a CDS encoding SDR family NAD(P)-dependent oxidoreductase, translated as MKVAIITGGSNGIGKGTAIELSKRGIGVIITYHSHPEAAEALLKELNWNEARAAALRLDLNQPASFANFTEQVKKTLHNVWGRTSFDYLINNGGMGGGMPFTDVTEQFFDQIMTTNFKGPYFLTQHLLGLLEDGGRIVNTSSNSSYKTFAGYSTYGPSKAAMAAWTRYLAKELAPRRILVNAISPGPTHTNIGDGVFEKHPEYLEPLAKETALGRIGRPDDMAKVIAGLVSDDFGWVTAQDIEVSGGHIL; from the coding sequence ATGAAAGTAGCGATTATTACAGGCGGAAGCAACGGCATAGGAAAAGGAACGGCAATTGAATTATCAAAGCGCGGGATCGGAGTCATTATCACCTACCACTCTCATCCCGAGGCGGCGGAGGCCCTTCTCAAAGAGCTGAACTGGAACGAAGCCAGAGCGGCGGCGCTACGGCTTGATCTGAATCAGCCGGCGTCGTTTGCGAATTTCACGGAGCAGGTAAAGAAAACGTTGCACAACGTCTGGGGACGCACCAGCTTCGACTATCTGATCAACAACGGCGGCATGGGAGGCGGTATGCCGTTTACCGATGTAACCGAGCAGTTCTTCGATCAGATCATGACGACGAACTTCAAGGGCCCGTATTTTCTTACACAGCATCTGCTCGGTCTGCTCGAAGACGGCGGACGCATCGTGAATACTTCAAGTAACTCCAGCTACAAAACCTTCGCCGGATATTCGACTTACGGTCCGTCGAAGGCCGCTATGGCGGCGTGGACGCGGTATCTCGCAAAAGAGCTGGCGCCACGCCGCATTCTCGTTAACGCCATCTCTCCCGGTCCGACGCATACGAATATCGGAGACGGCGTTTTTGAAAAGCATCCGGAATACCTCGAACCGCTGGCAAAAGAAACGGCGCTCGGTCGCATCGGCAGGCCCGACGATATGGCGAAGGTGATCGCCGGCCTGGTATCTGACGATTTCGGTTGGGTAACGGCCCAGGATATCGAGGTCTCGGGCGGTCATATACTCTGA
- a CDS encoding AraC family transcriptional regulator, whose protein sequence is MQPFQAITEEIAQLCAQATTTPTETGIPDVVMIQGDVPEHQLAAIYEPYIGLLIQGAKTLSIGDQVLRMLPPSYFIISVELPATGKVEQGPKGLPYLSLGLRLNQKILVDLLSDVPERIAGDDSEGFQACKADREFLEAWLRLLRLMKTPQHIQALAPLYTREILYRALIGSQGWRLYHVCQMQGRELGIHHAIDWLRKNFLKRIEVRTLADRSGMAVTTLHRQFKQITGLSPIQFQKQLRLLEARKLIAFGGCSAASAAYQVGYESTSQFNREYARFFGNPPVRDAIVLRRSSEPELTG, encoded by the coding sequence ATGCAGCCCTTTCAGGCCATTACAGAGGAGATCGCTCAGCTCTGCGCACAGGCGACGACGACTCCCACAGAGACGGGCATCCCCGATGTCGTCATGATTCAGGGAGATGTGCCCGAACACCAGCTGGCCGCAATTTACGAGCCGTATATCGGCCTGTTGATTCAGGGGGCGAAAACGTTATCCATCGGCGATCAGGTTCTGCGTATGCTTCCGCCGTCGTATTTCATTATTTCGGTGGAGCTACCGGCAACGGGCAAGGTGGAGCAGGGGCCGAAGGGGCTGCCGTATCTGTCTCTGGGGCTGCGCCTGAATCAGAAGATACTTGTCGATCTGCTTTCTGATGTTCCCGAACGAATCGCCGGCGACGATAGCGAAGGCTTTCAGGCCTGTAAGGCCGATCGCGAATTCCTTGAGGCATGGCTGCGTTTGCTGCGCCTGATGAAGACTCCGCAGCATATTCAGGCGCTGGCTCCGTTATACACGCGAGAGATTTTATACAGGGCTCTGATCGGTTCGCAGGGATGGCGTCTCTATCATGTCTGTCAGATGCAGGGCCGCGAGTTAGGCATCCATCATGCCATTGACTGGTTGCGTAAGAACTTCCTGAAAAGGATCGAGGTAAGAACTCTTGCCGATCGATCGGGCATGGCCGTGACGACGCTGCATCGTCAGTTTAAGCAGATCACAGGACTGAGTCCGATTCAGTTTCAGAAGCAGCTTCGACTGCTTGAGGCAAGAAAGCTCATCGCCTTCGGCGGATGCAGTGCCGCATCAGCCGCCTATCAGGTCGGTTATGAAAGCACGTCGCAGTTCAATCGCGAGTATGCGCGCTTCTTCGGGAATCCACCGGTACGCGATGCGATCGTTCTGAGGCGGAGCAGCGAGCCAGAGTTAACAGGATGA
- a CDS encoding glycosyltransferase family 4 protein: MNILQVATLNRPIGLQSRYSPIEAVIYNIDRGLSGLRHHSIVACPADSVVFGEHCITIAKAFTEYWSENKKEQRDEMKKHLLISLERAIRGDIDIIHLHDATMLEYIFRGVVTGPVPIVMTLHVPVEEEAAFRKWNKYLKPSAGVFFVPISEYQRKQHEGLINLQEVIHHGIDIDDYPFLDSDNREEYFFSLGRITRDKGQDRAIEIAKRSGLQLIIAGNVQNKEKDRLFFSEISESLDLFADLSTVPVDKDYFSRVMKPILDSGKQIIYIGELSDDQKKQWFVHARATLFPIQWGEPFGLVLIESMACGTPVIALNRGSVPEIVVHGETGFVVNTIEEIVSLTDSISAIDPRTCRRHVADHFSIEVMARKYSRLYHRIRN; the protein is encoded by the coding sequence ATGAACATCCTACAGGTAGCGACCCTGAACCGACCCATCGGTCTGCAATCGCGCTATTCCCCTATTGAAGCCGTCATCTACAATATTGACAGAGGCCTCAGCGGCCTCAGGCATCACTCCATCGTCGCCTGCCCGGCGGACTCAGTCGTCTTCGGAGAACATTGCATTACCATTGCGAAGGCCTTCACGGAATACTGGAGCGAAAATAAAAAAGAGCAGCGCGATGAGATGAAGAAGCACCTGCTTATCTCCCTGGAGCGAGCCATTAGAGGAGATATTGATATCATCCATCTGCATGATGCCACCATGCTCGAATACATCTTCCGGGGCGTGGTGACAGGTCCTGTGCCCATCGTAATGACGCTGCATGTTCCGGTCGAAGAGGAAGCAGCCTTCCGAAAATGGAATAAGTATCTGAAGCCGTCCGCCGGTGTATTTTTTGTGCCTATCAGCGAATACCAGCGCAAGCAACATGAAGGCCTGATAAACCTTCAAGAAGTCATCCATCACGGCATCGACATCGATGATTATCCTTTTCTCGACAGCGACAACCGAGAGGAATACTTTTTCTCGCTCGGACGAATCACACGCGATAAGGGACAGGACAGAGCAATCGAAATAGCGAAGAGAAGCGGTCTACAGCTGATTATTGCCGGAAACGTCCAGAATAAAGAAAAGGATCGGTTATTCTTCTCGGAGATCAGCGAATCTCTCGATCTCTTCGCCGATCTTTCAACGGTCCCGGTTGATAAGGATTATTTTTCCAGAGTCATGAAGCCGATCCTTGATAGCGGCAAGCAGATCATCTACATAGGAGAGCTCAGCGATGATCAGAAAAAGCAGTGGTTTGTTCATGCCAGAGCCACGCTCTTTCCTATTCAATGGGGAGAACCCTTCGGTCTCGTCCTGATCGAATCCATGGCCTGCGGAACACCGGTCATCGCTCTTAATCGGGGCTCTGTTCCCGAGATCGTCGTTCATGGAGAAACCGGATTCGTAGTGAATACGATAGAAGAAATCGTGTCGTTAACGGATTCTATATCGGCAATTGATCCCAGAACCTGTCGCAGGCATGTTGCCGATCACTTTTCCATCGAGGTAATGGCTCGAAAGTACTCCAGACTGTACCACAGGATCAGGAATTAA
- a CDS encoding 3-deoxy-7-phosphoheptulonate synthase yields MLRTQNLRIRELTPIISPYSLKQVFPLSEAIALRVTEARTTVVDILNGRDRRLIAVVGPCSIHDPKAALDYAARLAALAKEIEQQIFIVMRVYFEKPRTTIGWKGLINDPDLNKSHQISKGLGVARSLMLTINGLGLPVAGEMLDPITPHYLADLITWGAIGARTTESQTHREMVSGLSFPVGFKNGTDGNLQIAIDAMKTANHPHTFLGINNEGQTSIVHTLGNQDVHVVLRGGNDTPNYSPDDIRRTEEMLAKAGVPKAIMVDCSHANSYKDHTKQEAVLDSIVEQIVAGNDSIRGIMLESFLKAGNQSLTEPDKLEYGLSITDKCVDWDNTERMLREAAQRLANR; encoded by the coding sequence ATGCTGCGCACACAGAACCTCCGCATTCGCGAACTCACTCCCATCATCTCGCCCTACTCCCTGAAGCAGGTATTCCCCCTTTCTGAGGCCATCGCCCTGCGCGTCACCGAAGCCCGCACAACGGTCGTCGACATCCTGAACGGACGCGACCGCCGCCTGATCGCGGTCGTCGGTCCGTGCTCCATTCACGATCCCAAGGCGGCGCTCGACTACGCCGCCCGGCTTGCCGCCCTTGCAAAAGAGATAGAACAGCAGATCTTCATCGTCATGCGCGTCTATTTCGAGAAGCCGCGCACAACGATCGGATGGAAGGGCCTGATTAACGATCCCGACCTGAACAAATCCCACCAGATCAGCAAAGGCCTTGGCGTCGCCCGCTCGCTGATGCTCACGATCAACGGACTCGGCTTACCCGTCGCCGGCGAGATGCTTGATCCGATCACGCCGCATTACCTGGCCGACCTCATCACGTGGGGCGCCATCGGAGCGCGCACGACGGAATCGCAGACGCATCGCGAGATGGTCAGCGGACTTTCCTTCCCTGTCGGATTCAAGAACGGCACAGACGGCAATCTGCAGATCGCCATCGACGCCATGAAGACCGCTAACCATCCGCATACCTTTCTGGGAATCAACAACGAAGGCCAGACGTCGATCGTGCATACGCTGGGTAATCAGGACGTGCATGTCGTCCTTCGCGGAGGCAACGATACGCCGAACTACTCGCCCGACGACATCCGACGCACCGAAGAGATGCTTGCGAAGGCCGGAGTGCCGAAGGCCATCATGGTCGACTGCAGCCATGCGAACTCCTACAAAGACCATACGAAGCAGGAGGCGGTGCTCGACTCCATCGTCGAACAGATCGTAGCCGGCAACGACTCCATCCGCGGAATCATGCTTGAAAGCTTCCTGAAGGCGGGTAACCAGTCTCTCACCGAGCCCGACAAGCTGGAATACGGCCTGTCGATCACCGACAAATGCGTGGACTGGGATAATACCGAACGCATGCTGCGCGAAGCGGCGCAGAGGCTTGCAAACAGGTAA